One Camelus dromedarius isolate mCamDro1 chromosome 6, mCamDro1.pat, whole genome shotgun sequence genomic region harbors:
- the LOC135321514 gene encoding GDP-fucose protein O-fucosyltransferase 2-like isoform X3: protein MAVLAAGDGGLLGRATSSGLVSRRPTSCLGRRPTDARYLLCDFNPPEGFNLRRNVCIHIAFLLKTLLKMEETVLVLFPWGHLYHWQSPDPWSDSFDLPSLNRNIPDIEYEQFIAGTLCS from the exons atggcggtgcttgctgctggggatggcggcttgctcggccgggcgactagttctggcctggtcagtcggcggccgacatcctgtctggggcggcgtcccacagacg ccaggtaccttctgtgtgacttcaaccctccagagggcttcaacctccgtaggaacgtctgcatccacattgccttcctcctgaagaccctgctgaagatggaggagacggtactggtgctattcccttggggccacctctaccactggcagagccccgatccctggtccgactcctttgacctcccaagtctcaacagaaacatccctgacattgagtacgagcagttcattgcag gaacgctgtgttcatga
- the LOC135321514 gene encoding GDP-fucose protein O-fucosyltransferase 2-like isoform X1: protein MAVLAAGDGGLLGRATSSGLVSRRPTSCLGRRPTDGKPRYLLCDFNPPEGFNLRRNVCIHIAFLLKTLLKMEETVLVLFPWGHLYHWQSPDPWSDSFDLPSLNRNIPDIEYEQFIAGTLCS, encoded by the exons atggcggtgcttgctgctggggatggcggcttgctcggccgggcgactagttctggcctggtcagtcggcggccgacatcctgtctggggcggcgtcccacagacggtaaac ccaggtaccttctgtgtgacttcaaccctccagagggcttcaacctccgtaggaacgtctgcatccacattgccttcctcctgaagaccctgctgaagatggaggagacggtactggtgctattcccttggggccacctctaccactggcagagccccgatccctggtccgactcctttgacctcccaagtctcaacagaaacatccctgacattgagtacgagcagttcattgcag gaacgctgtgttcatga
- the LOC135321514 gene encoding GDP-fucose protein O-fucosyltransferase 2-like isoform X4: MAVLAAGDGGLLGRATSSGLVSRRPTSCLGRRPTDGKPRYLLCDFNPPEGFNLRRNVCIHIAFLLKTLLKMEETVLVLFPWGHLYHWQSPDPWSDSFDLPSLNRNIPDIEYEQFIAGL, encoded by the exons atggcggtgcttgctgctggggatggcggcttgctcggccgggcgactagttctggcctggtcagtcggcggccgacatcctgtctggggcggcgtcccacagacggtaaac ccaggtaccttctgtgtgacttcaaccctccagagggcttcaacctccgtaggaacgtctgcatccacattgccttcctcctgaagaccctgctgaagatggaggagacggtactggtgctattcccttggggccacctctaccactggcagagccccgatccctggtccgactcctttgacctcccaagtctcaacagaaacatccctgacattgagtacgagcagttcattgcag gcctctga
- the LOC135321514 gene encoding GDP-fucose protein O-fucosyltransferase 2-like isoform X2, translating into MAVLAAGDGGLLGRATSSGLVSRRPTSCLGRRPTDGKPRYLLCDFNPPEGFNLRRNVCIHIAFLLKTLLKMEETVLVLFPWGHLYHWQSPDPWSDSFDLPSLNRNIPDIEYEQFIAGFTW; encoded by the exons atggcggtgcttgctgctggggatggcggcttgctcggccgggcgactagttctggcctggtcagtcggcggccgacatcctgtctggggcggcgtcccacagacggtaaac ccaggtaccttctgtgtgacttcaaccctccagagggcttcaacctccgtaggaacgtctgcatccacattgccttcctcctgaagaccctgctgaagatggaggagacggtactggtgctattcccttggggccacctctaccactggcagagccccgatccctggtccgactcctttgacctcccaagtctcaacagaaacatccctgacattgagtacgagcagttcattgcag ggttcacttggtga